One genomic segment of Pandoraea thiooxydans includes these proteins:
- a CDS encoding OmpA family protein translates to MKRTIGKAALAATLGAALLAGCATQQQNQTAVGTGVGAAIGAGLGNLIGGNTTGTLVGAAVGAAAGGAVGYNWTGIKEKLTGATQGTGTQISEQPDGSLKVNIPSSISFDTNSAVIKPSFRNVLDQVAQTLNQNPQIVGTVVGHTDSTGNPSYNMTLSRHRAQSVVNYLADRGVARGRLSAEGRGDTQPVADNSTEAGRAKNRRVEIFLRATAQARPQ, encoded by the coding sequence ATGAAAAGAACAATCGGTAAGGCGGCGCTGGCCGCAACCCTGGGTGCTGCACTGTTGGCCGGCTGTGCCACGCAGCAGCAAAACCAAACCGCCGTCGGCACGGGCGTCGGTGCTGCGATCGGCGCGGGGCTGGGCAACCTGATCGGCGGCAACACCACCGGCACGCTGGTGGGCGCTGCGGTCGGCGCGGCCGCAGGCGGCGCGGTCGGCTACAACTGGACGGGCATCAAGGAAAAACTGACCGGCGCCACACAGGGCACCGGCACACAGATTTCCGAGCAGCCGGACGGCTCCCTGAAAGTCAATATCCCAAGCTCGATCTCGTTCGATACCAACAGCGCGGTGATCAAGCCGAGCTTCCGCAACGTGCTCGACCAGGTCGCCCAAACGCTGAACCAGAACCCTCAGATCGTCGGCACCGTGGTCGGTCATACCGACAGCACCGGCAACCCGAGCTATAACATGACGCTGTCGCGCCATCGCGCCCAGAGCGTCGTCAACTACCTGGCCGACCGGGGCGTCGCGCGCGGGCGCCTGAGCGCCGAAGGCCGCGGCGACACGCAGCCGGTTGCCGACAACAGCACGGAAGCCGGCCGGGCCAAGAACCGTCGCGTGGAAATTTTCCTGCGCGCGACGGCGCAAGCGCGTCCGCAGTAA